The stretch of DNA CCGGTCTAACCTAAATCCTGACTCCTGTTTTTCTGGCCCATGGCACTTCACACAATGCTTCACAAAAATGGGTGCAATTTTCTGTTCAAAAACAGTCTTTTCAGTCCGCTCGGCACCAAATGTTACTGGCAAATTCAGAGTGAAATAGAAGCTGAAGCTGCATGCCAAAGCCCACAAACTCCACCGTTGCCGGGATGGCCAATCGCGGTTGAAAAACACTGGTGTCATGTTAAGTGTCATACCCAGGAGTGGCAGCGAGTTGGGCATTCTTTGGGAGGAAAGACTCTCTGGAACGAAAATGCCCATACACGAACAAATTCGTAGTATGGGCATTTCATAGTCACAATTGACAATAACCAAGCCGCTATTGTGCTTCTGTGGCCGAACGAATTGTTCCCTGGCCCTTGGTGGCGGGCGAGGGGTTCTTTTCAGCCTTTTCTTTGGCGGCAGCTAACAGGCTTTGTGCCTGGAAAAGATCCTGAGCAGTGAAGAGTGGCTGACCATTGGGGCTGATGAGTGAGCGGTTTTGCTCG from Planctopirus ephydatiae encodes:
- a CDS encoding c-type cytochrome domain-containing protein; this translates as MTPVFFNRDWPSRQRWSLWALACSFSFYFTLNLPVTFGAERTEKTVFEQKIAPIFVKHCVKCHGPEKQESGFRLDRRDDFLNGGNNGPAVVPQHPEESRLMHLVNGTDADVVMPPDGNRLSDQHKADLKQWIKQGADWPEKLTVLPGLAK